The Brassica napus cultivar Da-Ae chromosome C7, Da-Ae, whole genome shotgun sequence genome has a segment encoding these proteins:
- the LOC125590717 gene encoding SEC12-like protein 2 encodes MANTQTYGFPIYAADWIPEETVRSKIDKHKENSEDGIEPSSSLASRSCIALAGGGGEGRSGIPNVIVICRVDLETNSLLEQPVGRVVVSGLPYRMAVHPREGALICALPQSCKRFDWENIMRPREGEELEEVINELEDVGQQLALEFNQEGSVLAAGGEDGTLRIFEWPSMKTILNESNAHGEVKNLTFSESGKFLVSLGGPLCRVWDVNASTAVASLSKEKDELFASCRFSVDNSGDEVLYIAAKTERGGSIITWDTTSWKRKQSKLLKNYSITAFNVSPDGKFLAFGTLEGDVLIISSTKMKTHQFVKKAHLGLVTALTFSPDSRFLVSVSFDSRAKLSVIEQKPETDGINWLVVFLLFVLVVVVSYYFLMVKRIIGKEYSL; translated from the exons ATGGCGAATACGCAGACTTACGGCTTTCCGATATACGCCGCGGACTGGATCCCGGAAGAAACCGTTAGATCGAAAATCGATAAGCATAAAGAGAATTCCGAAGATGGCATCGAGCCGTCGTCATCGTTGGCCTCCCGGAGCTGCATCGCGTTGGCCGGCGGAGGCGGAGAGGGGCGAAGCGGGATTCCTAACGTCATCGTAATCTGTCGTGTTGATCTCGAAACCAATTCTCTATTAGAACAACCT gtGGGTAGGGTTGTGGTCAGTGGTCTTCCTTATAGAATGGCTGTTCATCCTCGGGAAGGTGCTCTTATCTGCGCATTGCCACAGAGTTGCAA ACGGTTTGATTGGGAGAACATTATGAGGCCAAGGGAGGGTGAAGAGTTAGAGGAAGTGATTAACGAGTTAGAAGATGTTGGACAACAGTTAGCTCTAGAGTTTAATCAGGAGGGCTCTGTGCTTGCTGCTGGTGGGGAG GATGGAACTTTGAGGATTTTCGAATGGCCTAGTATGAAAACGATACTTAATGAATCTAACGCACATGGAGAAGTTAAAAACCTTACTTTCAG CGAAAGTGGTAAGTTTCTTGTATCTCTTGGAGGTCCACTTTGTCGGGTTTGGGACGTAAATGCTTCTACTGCCGTTGCTAGTCTATCAAAAGAGAAG GACGAGTTGTTTGCCTCCTGCAGATTCTCCGTTGACAATTCAGGCGATGAAGTTCTTTATATTGCTGCAAAGACTG AGCGTGGTGGGAGTATTATAACATGGGATACAACTTCATGGAAAAGAAAACAATCAAAGCTTTTGAAAAACTACTCTATTACGGCCTTTAATGTCTCACCTGATGGAAAATTTCTTGCATT CGGAACCCTTGAAGGAGATGTTTTGATAATTAGTTCAACAAAAATGAAGACTCATCAATTCGTTAAGAAAGCTCATCTCGGTTTGGTCACCGCACTTACTTTCTCCCCTGATTCAAG GTTCTTGGTGTCAGTATCTTTTGACTCAAGAGCAAAGCTAAGCGTCATTGAACAAAAGCCTGAAACAG ATGGAATAAACTGGCTGGTGGTGTTTTTGTTGTTCGTGTTGGTAGTAGTGGTTTCGTATTATTTCTTGATGGTAAAGAGGATCATAGGTAAAGAATATAGCCTCTAA